The genomic segment GATCTGTCCGCAGTGGACGCTCAGTGGTGTCTCGGCGACCCCGCCGTCGCCTTCGATGCCGCCACGCGGTCCGTGCGCACCCGCTCCGGCACGACGGTGAGCGGCGACGCCGTCGTGCTCGCCACGGGAGCCGCCCCGCTCCGGCTCCCGGGCAGCCCCGACCTCGCCGGCGTGCACGTGCTCCGCACGCTCGACGACGCGCTCGGCTTGCGCGCGGCGCTGACCGAGGGACGACGGCTCGTCGTGGTCGGCGAGGGCGTGCTGGGCGCGGAGGTGGCGGCGACCGCCCGCACGCTCGCAATGTCCGTCACCCTGGTGGGCCCGCAACCGCGGCCGCTCGCCGCCCAGCTCGGCCCCCTGGTGTCCGGGCTGCTCGCCGACCTGCATCGCGAACACGGTGTCGAGCTCGCCCTCGGACACGCCGTCGACGGCCTCGTCGGACGGCACGGCCGGGTCACGGGAGTGCGGCTCGACGGCGGCCGGGTGCTGCCCGCCGACGTCGTCGTCGTGGCGATCGGGGCCGCGCCCGCGACGGCGTGGCTCCAGGGCAGCGGCGTGCCGGTCGACGACGGTGTCGTGTGCGACTCGCGGTGCCGGGCGGCCGACGGTGTCTACGCGGTCGGCGACGTCGCCCGCTGGCACCACCCGGGCCTGGGGACCTCCGTCCGGCTGGAGAACCGCACCAACGCCACGGAAGCTGCCCAGGTGGTGGCGGCGAACGTGCTCGGAGAGGACCGCGCGTACGCGCCGGTGCCCCACTACTGGACCGACCAGTTCGACACCAAGATCCAGGTCTTCGGGCTGCCCTCGGCGACCGACGAGATCACCGTGGTGGACGGCGACCCCGCCGACCGGCGGTTCGTGGTCCGGTGCACCCGGGACGGCCGGGTCACCGGGGTCATCGGATGGCGGATGCCCAAACAGACCCGGTTGCGCCGCGGCGAGGTGGCCGACGCCCTCGCCGTGGTGCCCACGGTCTGAGGACGCGACACGAGAGAAGGTCACTGTGACGAACACCGAGGCGGCCGCCGACACGGCCGTCGCCGAGTACCCCATGGCCCGCGCGCAGGGTTGCCCGTTCGACCCACCGCCGCGGCTGAAGGAGCTGCAGGAGCAGACGAGACTGACGAGGGTACGGCTGTGGGACGGCAGCACACCGTGGCTCGTCACCCGCTACGCCGACCAGCGCGCGCTGATGGCCGATCCCCGCATGAGCTCCGACGTCACGAGACCCGGCTACCCGAGCCCGGCGGCCCGGGTCGAGGGCGGCGGTTCGTCGGTCAGCTTCATCCTCATGGACGACCCGGAGCACGCGCGGTTGCGGCGGATGGTGACGGCGCCGTTCACGGTGCGCCGGGTACGGGCGATGCGCCCTCGCATCCAGGCCATCGTCGACCAGCTGATCGACGATCTGCTCGCGGGCCCGAAGCCGGTCGATCTCGTGGAGGCGTTCGCCCTGCCGGTGCCGTCGCTGGTGATCTGCGAGCTGCTCGGCGTCCCGTACTCCGACCACGACTTCTTCCAGAACCACAGCAAGGTGATCATCAAGCGCACCTCCACCCAGGAGGAGCGCATGGCCGCTCTCGGCGAGCTCGCCGCCTACCTCCACCGGTTGCTGGGCGACAAGCTCGCCGAGCCGACCGACGACCTGCTGTCCGGGCTCGCGGAGCGGGTGCGCGCGGGCGAACTCGCCCACGAGGACGCGGCGCGCATGGGCGTGCTGCTCCTCATCGCGGGACACGAGACGACCGCGAACATGATCGCGCTGGGCACGGCGGCCCTGCTGGAGCACCCGGACCAGCTCGCTCTGCTGCGCGATGCCGACGATCCCGCCGTCATCGACTCGGCGGTGGAGGAACTGCTGCGCTACCTCCACATCACCCACAACGGCCGACGTCGGGTCGCGCTCGACGACATCGAGTTCGCGGGGCAGGTCATCCGCGCCGGCGACGGTGTGGTCTTCCCGAACGACATCGCCAACCGCGACCCGGAGGCCTTTCCCGCCCCGGACCGGCTCGACCTGCGGCGCGACGCCCGCCACCACGTGGCGTTCGGCTTCGGGGTGCACCAGTGCCTCGGTCAGCCGCTGGCGCGCCTGGAGCTGAGCGTCGTCTACGGCACCCTCTACCGGCGCATCCCCACCCTGCGGCTCGCCACGGAGCTGGACTCGGTGCCGTTCAAGCACGACGGCTCCGTGTACGGCGTGTACGAGCTGCCCGTGACCTGGTGACCGAAAGGACCACGATGAAGATCACGATCGACCAGGACAAGTGTGTCGCGTCGGGACAGTGTGTCGTCGCCGCCGAGCAGGTCTTCGACCAGCGCGACGAGGACGGCGTCGTGGTGCTGCTCGACGCGGAGCCGTCGGCGGAGCACGCCGCCGACGTCCGGCACGCGGCGTCGGTGTGTCCCGCGCTGGCCATCCACGTCGAGGAGTAGACGCCCCTACCGCAGCGCCGTCCCGGCGGAGCCGACCAGGTCGAGCTCGGCCCGGGTCGGCAGTCCTTCCCAGTCGCCGCGCGTGGCGACGGCGAACGCGCCGCACGCGGTGCCGCGGTCGAGGCGCTCCGCCAGGCCGACGCCGACGGGACGCGGTTGCGGTCGCGGTATCTTGTCGGGTGCGACGGTGGCCGCAGCACGGTGCGCAAG from the Saccharomonospora azurea NA-128 genome contains:
- a CDS encoding cytochrome P450; protein product: MARAQGCPFDPPPRLKELQEQTRLTRVRLWDGSTPWLVTRYADQRALMADPRMSSDVTRPGYPSPAARVEGGGSSVSFILMDDPEHARLRRMVTAPFTVRRVRAMRPRIQAIVDQLIDDLLAGPKPVDLVEAFALPVPSLVICELLGVPYSDHDFFQNHSKVIIKRTSTQEERMAALGELAAYLHRLLGDKLAEPTDDLLSGLAERVRAGELAHEDAARMGVLLLIAGHETTANMIALGTAALLEHPDQLALLRDADDPAVIDSAVEELLRYLHITHNGRRRVALDDIEFAGQVIRAGDGVVFPNDIANRDPEAFPAPDRLDLRRDARHHVAFGFGVHQCLGQPLARLELSVVYGTLYRRIPTLRLATELDSVPFKHDGSVYGVYELPVTW
- a CDS encoding ferredoxin — protein: MKITIDQDKCVASGQCVVAAEQVFDQRDEDGVVVLLDAEPSAEHAADVRHAASVCPALAIHVEE
- a CDS encoding NAD(P)/FAD-dependent oxidoreductase; the encoded protein is MSTPSHVVVVGASAGGLSTAEALRRQGFTGRLTIVGAEPHPPYDRPPLSKQVLAGVWEPERARLRTEPDLSAVDAQWCLGDPAVAFDAATRSVRTRSGTTVSGDAVVLATGAAPLRLPGSPDLAGVHVLRTLDDALGLRAALTEGRRLVVVGEGVLGAEVAATARTLAMSVTLVGPQPRPLAAQLGPLVSGLLADLHREHGVELALGHAVDGLVGRHGRVTGVRLDGGRVLPADVVVVAIGAAPATAWLQGSGVPVDDGVVCDSRCRAADGVYAVGDVARWHHPGLGTSVRLENRTNATEAAQVVAANVLGEDRAYAPVPHYWTDQFDTKIQVFGLPSATDEITVVDGDPADRRFVVRCTRDGRVTGVIGWRMPKQTRLRRGEVADALAVVPTV